A window of Sebastes umbrosus isolate fSebUmb1 chromosome 3, fSebUmb1.pri, whole genome shotgun sequence contains these coding sequences:
- the psip1a gene encoding PC4 and SFRS1 interacting protein 1a isoform X6: MTRDWKPGDLIFAKMKGYPHWPARIDEVPDGAVKPSNIKLPIFFFGTHETAFLGPKDIFPYQPNKEKYAKPNKRKGFNEGLWEIENNPKVELTAPKPVAPESFTGKDSDSSPEGEEEAEDKGIKPKGSAQKESTDVPKPKRGRKKKSDAEQETEKHDAPASPVSPSGAEAPKRRGRKPKSEKLLLLKQQQQDQQGSGNEMDTAESDRKRKRAAEDKSKSGEEEKRKKEDGKGKEAEVKEPEAKKKKKEDGSSGSDDEEKNKGRKKNSEMDKDVRRRKADELREPNKDDGKKNEDRTGGKKKEMSTDLKLQSLHSEIKISLKIDNPDVKKCMEALDEISALQVTTQNLQKHSELISTLKKIRRFKASQDVMDKATMLYNKFKSMFLVGEGDCVLSQVLNKSIAEQRQHEEAKKGALKRVEQAKENNPDKMTNGDISPEEKRQETEREKLLEDTSVGENHRPSAFRLDICAAFTSIS, encoded by the exons ATGACTCGAGATTGGAAACCTGGTGATCTGATCTTTGCCAAGATGAAGGGATATCCACACTGGCCTGCAAGA ATCGATGAAGTCCCAGACGGTGCTGTGAAGCCATCCAATATCAAGTTGCCCATCTTCTTCTTTGGCACCCATGAAAC agcatttcttGGCCCAAAAGACATCTTTCCGTACCAGCCCAACAAAGAGAAGTACGCCAAGCCCAACAAGAGGAAAGGCTTCAATGAAGGATTGTGGGAGATAGAGAACAACCCAAAAGTTGAGCTCACTGCACCCAAG CCGGTCGCCCCTGAATCTTTCACTGGAAAGGATTCGGACAGCAGCccagaaggagaagaggaagcagAAGACAAGGGGATAAAACCCAAA GGTTCTGCACAGAAAGAATCCACAGATGTTCCTAAACccaagagaggaagaaagaaaaag agtgaTGCTGAGCAGGAGACTGAAAAACACGATGCTCCCGCCAGTCCCGTTAGTCCCTCAG GTGCAGAGGCTCCTAAACGAAGAGGCAGGAAGCCCAAAAGTGAGAAGTTACTTTTGcttaagcagcagcagcaggaccaGCAAGGCTCAGGAAATGAAAT GGACACTGCTGagtcagacagaaagagaaagagggcagCAGAGGACAAGTCCaagagtggagaggaggagaagaggaagaaggaggacgGCAAAGGAAAGGAAGCAGAGGTGAAGGAGCCTGaagccaagaagaagaagaaggaagacgGCTCCTCAGGCTCTGATGATGAAGAG aaaaacaaagGCAGAAAGAAAAACTCAGAAATGGACAAAGATGTGCGGCGACGGAAAGCGGATGAATTGAGAGA GCCAAACAAAGATGATGGGAAGAAAAATGAAGACAGGACAGGAGGCAAGAAAAAGG AAATGTCAACTGACCTGAAGCTGCAGAGCCTGCACAGTGAAATCAAGATTTCACTGAAAATTGACAACCCT GATGTGAAGAAGTGCATGGAGGCGTTAGATGAGATTAGTGCCCTTCAGGTCACAACCCAaaacctgcagaaacacagTGAACTGATTTCCACACTCAAAAAG ATTCGCAGATTCAAGGCCAGCCAGGACGTCATGGACAAGGCCACCATGTTGTATAACAAGTTCAAGAGCATGTTTCTGGTTGGAGAGGGCGACTGCGTGCTCAGCCAGGTACTCAACAAGTCTATAGCTGAACAGCGGCAGCACGAGGAGGCCAAGAAAGGAGCGCTGAAGAGAGTGGAACAAGCCAAGGAAAATAACCCAG ACAAGATGACAAATGGTGATATCAGCCCCGAAGAGAAGAGgcaggagacggagagagagaagcttCTTGAAGACACCTCAGTGGGAGAAAATCACAG accgtctgctttccggctggataTCTGTGCTGCGTTCACATCGATATCATGA
- the psip1a gene encoding PC4 and SFRS1 interacting protein 1a isoform X4, translating into MTRDWKPGDLIFAKMKGYPHWPARIDEVPDGAVKPSNIKLPIFFFGTHETAFLGPKDIFPYQPNKEKYAKPNKRKGFNEGLWEIENNPKVELTAPKPVAPESFTGKDSDSSPEGEEEAEDKGIKPKVPGSEAEQENENEEEEDEEVEEDEEEEEEEEEEEEGSLISEQGPQNQDGSAQKESTDVPKPKRGRKKKSDAEQETEKHDAPASPVSPSGAEAPKRRGRKPKSEKLLLLKQQQQDQQGSGNEMDTAESDRKRKRAAEDKSKSGEEEKRKKEDGKGKEAEVKEPEAKKKKKEDGSSGSDDEEKNKGRKKNSEMDKDVRRRKADELREPNKDDGKKNEDRTGGKKKEMSTDLKLQSLHSEIKISLKIDNPDVKKCMEALDEISALQVTTQNLQKHSELISTLKKIRRFKASQDVMDKATMLYNKFKSMFLVGEGDCVLSQVLNKSIAEQRQHEEAKKGALKRVEQAKENNPDKMTNGDISPEEKRQETEREKLLEDTSVGENHSAPKAQEEST; encoded by the exons ATGACTCGAGATTGGAAACCTGGTGATCTGATCTTTGCCAAGATGAAGGGATATCCACACTGGCCTGCAAGA ATCGATGAAGTCCCAGACGGTGCTGTGAAGCCATCCAATATCAAGTTGCCCATCTTCTTCTTTGGCACCCATGAAAC agcatttcttGGCCCAAAAGACATCTTTCCGTACCAGCCCAACAAAGAGAAGTACGCCAAGCCCAACAAGAGGAAAGGCTTCAATGAAGGATTGTGGGAGATAGAGAACAACCCAAAAGTTGAGCTCACTGCACCCAAG CCGGTCGCCCCTGAATCTTTCACTGGAAAGGATTCGGACAGCAGCccagaaggagaagaggaagcagAAGACAAGGGGATAAAACCCAAA GTTCCAGGAAGTGAGGCTGAGCAGGAGAAtgagaatgaggaggaggaggatgaggaggtggaggaggatgaggaggaggaggaggaggaggaggaggaggaggaagggtcTCTGATCTCTGAGCAGGGTCCTCAGAACCAGGAT GGTTCTGCACAGAAAGAATCCACAGATGTTCCTAAACccaagagaggaagaaagaaaaag agtgaTGCTGAGCAGGAGACTGAAAAACACGATGCTCCCGCCAGTCCCGTTAGTCCCTCAG GTGCAGAGGCTCCTAAACGAAGAGGCAGGAAGCCCAAAAGTGAGAAGTTACTTTTGcttaagcagcagcagcaggaccaGCAAGGCTCAGGAAATGAAAT GGACACTGCTGagtcagacagaaagagaaagagggcagCAGAGGACAAGTCCaagagtggagaggaggagaagaggaagaaggaggacgGCAAAGGAAAGGAAGCAGAGGTGAAGGAGCCTGaagccaagaagaagaagaaggaagacgGCTCCTCAGGCTCTGATGATGAAGAG aaaaacaaagGCAGAAAGAAAAACTCAGAAATGGACAAAGATGTGCGGCGACGGAAAGCGGATGAATTGAGAGA GCCAAACAAAGATGATGGGAAGAAAAATGAAGACAGGACAGGAGGCAAGAAAAAGG AAATGTCAACTGACCTGAAGCTGCAGAGCCTGCACAGTGAAATCAAGATTTCACTGAAAATTGACAACCCT GATGTGAAGAAGTGCATGGAGGCGTTAGATGAGATTAGTGCCCTTCAGGTCACAACCCAaaacctgcagaaacacagTGAACTGATTTCCACACTCAAAAAG ATTCGCAGATTCAAGGCCAGCCAGGACGTCATGGACAAGGCCACCATGTTGTATAACAAGTTCAAGAGCATGTTTCTGGTTGGAGAGGGCGACTGCGTGCTCAGCCAGGTACTCAACAAGTCTATAGCTGAACAGCGGCAGCACGAGGAGGCCAAGAAAGGAGCGCTGAAGAGAGTGGAACAAGCCAAGGAAAATAACCCAG ACAAGATGACAAATGGTGATATCAGCCCCGAAGAGAAGAGgcaggagacggagagagagaagcttCTTGAAGACACCTCAGTGGGAGAAAATCACAG TGCCCCAAAAGCTCAGGAAGAGTCCACTTGA
- the psip1a gene encoding PC4 and SFRS1 interacting protein 1a isoform X2 produces the protein MTRDWKPGDLIFAKMKGYPHWPARIDEVPDGAVKPSNIKLPIFFFGTHETAFLGPKDIFPYQPNKEKYAKPNKRKGFNEGLWEIENNPKVELTAPKPVAPESFTGKDSDSSPEGEEEAEDKGIKPKVPGSEAEQENENEEEEDEEVEEDEEEEEEEEEEEEGSLISEQGPQNQDGSAQKESTDVPKPKRGRKKKSDAEQETEKHDAPASPVSPSGAEAPKRRGRKPKSEKLLLLKQQQQDQQGSGNEMDTAESDRKRKRAAEDKSKSGEEEKRKKEDGKGKEAEVKEPEAKKKKKEDGSSGSDDEEKNKGRKKNSEMDKDVRRRKADELREPNKDDGKKNEDRTGGKKKEMSTDLKLQSLHSEIKISLKIDNPDVKKCMEALDEISALQVTTQNLQKHSELISTLKKIRRFKASQDVMDKATMLYNKFKSMFLVGEGDCVLSQVLNKSIAEQRQHEEAKKGALKRVEQAKENNPDKMTNGDISPEEKRQETEREKLLEDTSVGENHRPSAFRLDICAAFTSIS, from the exons ATGACTCGAGATTGGAAACCTGGTGATCTGATCTTTGCCAAGATGAAGGGATATCCACACTGGCCTGCAAGA ATCGATGAAGTCCCAGACGGTGCTGTGAAGCCATCCAATATCAAGTTGCCCATCTTCTTCTTTGGCACCCATGAAAC agcatttcttGGCCCAAAAGACATCTTTCCGTACCAGCCCAACAAAGAGAAGTACGCCAAGCCCAACAAGAGGAAAGGCTTCAATGAAGGATTGTGGGAGATAGAGAACAACCCAAAAGTTGAGCTCACTGCACCCAAG CCGGTCGCCCCTGAATCTTTCACTGGAAAGGATTCGGACAGCAGCccagaaggagaagaggaagcagAAGACAAGGGGATAAAACCCAAA GTTCCAGGAAGTGAGGCTGAGCAGGAGAAtgagaatgaggaggaggaggatgaggaggtggaggaggatgaggaggaggaggaggaggaggaggaggaggaggaagggtcTCTGATCTCTGAGCAGGGTCCTCAGAACCAGGAT GGTTCTGCACAGAAAGAATCCACAGATGTTCCTAAACccaagagaggaagaaagaaaaag agtgaTGCTGAGCAGGAGACTGAAAAACACGATGCTCCCGCCAGTCCCGTTAGTCCCTCAG GTGCAGAGGCTCCTAAACGAAGAGGCAGGAAGCCCAAAAGTGAGAAGTTACTTTTGcttaagcagcagcagcaggaccaGCAAGGCTCAGGAAATGAAAT GGACACTGCTGagtcagacagaaagagaaagagggcagCAGAGGACAAGTCCaagagtggagaggaggagaagaggaagaaggaggacgGCAAAGGAAAGGAAGCAGAGGTGAAGGAGCCTGaagccaagaagaagaagaaggaagacgGCTCCTCAGGCTCTGATGATGAAGAG aaaaacaaagGCAGAAAGAAAAACTCAGAAATGGACAAAGATGTGCGGCGACGGAAAGCGGATGAATTGAGAGA GCCAAACAAAGATGATGGGAAGAAAAATGAAGACAGGACAGGAGGCAAGAAAAAGG AAATGTCAACTGACCTGAAGCTGCAGAGCCTGCACAGTGAAATCAAGATTTCACTGAAAATTGACAACCCT GATGTGAAGAAGTGCATGGAGGCGTTAGATGAGATTAGTGCCCTTCAGGTCACAACCCAaaacctgcagaaacacagTGAACTGATTTCCACACTCAAAAAG ATTCGCAGATTCAAGGCCAGCCAGGACGTCATGGACAAGGCCACCATGTTGTATAACAAGTTCAAGAGCATGTTTCTGGTTGGAGAGGGCGACTGCGTGCTCAGCCAGGTACTCAACAAGTCTATAGCTGAACAGCGGCAGCACGAGGAGGCCAAGAAAGGAGCGCTGAAGAGAGTGGAACAAGCCAAGGAAAATAACCCAG ACAAGATGACAAATGGTGATATCAGCCCCGAAGAGAAGAGgcaggagacggagagagagaagcttCTTGAAGACACCTCAGTGGGAGAAAATCACAG accgtctgctttccggctggataTCTGTGCTGCGTTCACATCGATATCATGA
- the psip1a gene encoding PC4 and SFRS1 interacting protein 1a isoform X1, protein MTRDWKPGDLIFAKMKGYPHWPARIDEVPDGAVKPSNIKLPIFFFGTHETAFLGPKDIFPYQPNKEKYAKPNKRKGFNEGLWEIENNPKVELTAPKPVAPESFTGKDSDSSPEGEEEAEDKGIKPKVPGSEAEQENENEEEEDEEVEEDEEEEEEEEEEEEGSLISEQGPQNQDGSAQKESTDVPKPKRGRKKKSDAEQETEKHDAPASPVSPSAGAEAPKRRGRKPKSEKLLLLKQQQQDQQGSGNEMDTAESDRKRKRAAEDKSKSGEEEKRKKEDGKGKEAEVKEPEAKKKKKEDGSSGSDDEEKNKGRKKNSEMDKDVRRRKADELREPNKDDGKKNEDRTGGKKKEMSTDLKLQSLHSEIKISLKIDNPDVKKCMEALDEISALQVTTQNLQKHSELISTLKKIRRFKASQDVMDKATMLYNKFKSMFLVGEGDCVLSQVLNKSIAEQRQHEEAKKGALKRVEQAKENNPDKMTNGDISPEEKRQETEREKLLEDTSVGENHRPSAFRLDICAAFTSIS, encoded by the exons ATGACTCGAGATTGGAAACCTGGTGATCTGATCTTTGCCAAGATGAAGGGATATCCACACTGGCCTGCAAGA ATCGATGAAGTCCCAGACGGTGCTGTGAAGCCATCCAATATCAAGTTGCCCATCTTCTTCTTTGGCACCCATGAAAC agcatttcttGGCCCAAAAGACATCTTTCCGTACCAGCCCAACAAAGAGAAGTACGCCAAGCCCAACAAGAGGAAAGGCTTCAATGAAGGATTGTGGGAGATAGAGAACAACCCAAAAGTTGAGCTCACTGCACCCAAG CCGGTCGCCCCTGAATCTTTCACTGGAAAGGATTCGGACAGCAGCccagaaggagaagaggaagcagAAGACAAGGGGATAAAACCCAAA GTTCCAGGAAGTGAGGCTGAGCAGGAGAAtgagaatgaggaggaggaggatgaggaggtggaggaggatgaggaggaggaggaggaggaggaggaggaggaggaagggtcTCTGATCTCTGAGCAGGGTCCTCAGAACCAGGAT GGTTCTGCACAGAAAGAATCCACAGATGTTCCTAAACccaagagaggaagaaagaaaaag agtgaTGCTGAGCAGGAGACTGAAAAACACGATGCTCCCGCCAGTCCCGTTAGTCCCTCAG CAGGTGCAGAGGCTCCTAAACGAAGAGGCAGGAAGCCCAAAAGTGAGAAGTTACTTTTGcttaagcagcagcagcaggaccaGCAAGGCTCAGGAAATGAAAT GGACACTGCTGagtcagacagaaagagaaagagggcagCAGAGGACAAGTCCaagagtggagaggaggagaagaggaagaaggaggacgGCAAAGGAAAGGAAGCAGAGGTGAAGGAGCCTGaagccaagaagaagaagaaggaagacgGCTCCTCAGGCTCTGATGATGAAGAG aaaaacaaagGCAGAAAGAAAAACTCAGAAATGGACAAAGATGTGCGGCGACGGAAAGCGGATGAATTGAGAGA GCCAAACAAAGATGATGGGAAGAAAAATGAAGACAGGACAGGAGGCAAGAAAAAGG AAATGTCAACTGACCTGAAGCTGCAGAGCCTGCACAGTGAAATCAAGATTTCACTGAAAATTGACAACCCT GATGTGAAGAAGTGCATGGAGGCGTTAGATGAGATTAGTGCCCTTCAGGTCACAACCCAaaacctgcagaaacacagTGAACTGATTTCCACACTCAAAAAG ATTCGCAGATTCAAGGCCAGCCAGGACGTCATGGACAAGGCCACCATGTTGTATAACAAGTTCAAGAGCATGTTTCTGGTTGGAGAGGGCGACTGCGTGCTCAGCCAGGTACTCAACAAGTCTATAGCTGAACAGCGGCAGCACGAGGAGGCCAAGAAAGGAGCGCTGAAGAGAGTGGAACAAGCCAAGGAAAATAACCCAG ACAAGATGACAAATGGTGATATCAGCCCCGAAGAGAAGAGgcaggagacggagagagagaagcttCTTGAAGACACCTCAGTGGGAGAAAATCACAG accgtctgctttccggctggataTCTGTGCTGCGTTCACATCGATATCATGA
- the psip1a gene encoding PC4 and SFRS1 interacting protein 1a isoform X5 has protein sequence MTRDWKPGDLIFAKMKGYPHWPARIDEVPDGAVKPSNIKLPIFFFGTHETAFLGPKDIFPYQPNKEKYAKPNKRKGFNEGLWEIENNPKVELTAPKPVAPESFTGKDSDSSPEGEEEAEDKGIKPKGSAQKESTDVPKPKRGRKKKSDAEQETEKHDAPASPVSPSAGAEAPKRRGRKPKSEKLLLLKQQQQDQQGSGNEMDTAESDRKRKRAAEDKSKSGEEEKRKKEDGKGKEAEVKEPEAKKKKKEDGSSGSDDEEKNKGRKKNSEMDKDVRRRKADELREPNKDDGKKNEDRTGGKKKEMSTDLKLQSLHSEIKISLKIDNPDVKKCMEALDEISALQVTTQNLQKHSELISTLKKIRRFKASQDVMDKATMLYNKFKSMFLVGEGDCVLSQVLNKSIAEQRQHEEAKKGALKRVEQAKENNPDKMTNGDISPEEKRQETEREKLLEDTSVGENHRPSAFRLDICAAFTSIS, from the exons ATGACTCGAGATTGGAAACCTGGTGATCTGATCTTTGCCAAGATGAAGGGATATCCACACTGGCCTGCAAGA ATCGATGAAGTCCCAGACGGTGCTGTGAAGCCATCCAATATCAAGTTGCCCATCTTCTTCTTTGGCACCCATGAAAC agcatttcttGGCCCAAAAGACATCTTTCCGTACCAGCCCAACAAAGAGAAGTACGCCAAGCCCAACAAGAGGAAAGGCTTCAATGAAGGATTGTGGGAGATAGAGAACAACCCAAAAGTTGAGCTCACTGCACCCAAG CCGGTCGCCCCTGAATCTTTCACTGGAAAGGATTCGGACAGCAGCccagaaggagaagaggaagcagAAGACAAGGGGATAAAACCCAAA GGTTCTGCACAGAAAGAATCCACAGATGTTCCTAAACccaagagaggaagaaagaaaaag agtgaTGCTGAGCAGGAGACTGAAAAACACGATGCTCCCGCCAGTCCCGTTAGTCCCTCAG CAGGTGCAGAGGCTCCTAAACGAAGAGGCAGGAAGCCCAAAAGTGAGAAGTTACTTTTGcttaagcagcagcagcaggaccaGCAAGGCTCAGGAAATGAAAT GGACACTGCTGagtcagacagaaagagaaagagggcagCAGAGGACAAGTCCaagagtggagaggaggagaagaggaagaaggaggacgGCAAAGGAAAGGAAGCAGAGGTGAAGGAGCCTGaagccaagaagaagaagaaggaagacgGCTCCTCAGGCTCTGATGATGAAGAG aaaaacaaagGCAGAAAGAAAAACTCAGAAATGGACAAAGATGTGCGGCGACGGAAAGCGGATGAATTGAGAGA GCCAAACAAAGATGATGGGAAGAAAAATGAAGACAGGACAGGAGGCAAGAAAAAGG AAATGTCAACTGACCTGAAGCTGCAGAGCCTGCACAGTGAAATCAAGATTTCACTGAAAATTGACAACCCT GATGTGAAGAAGTGCATGGAGGCGTTAGATGAGATTAGTGCCCTTCAGGTCACAACCCAaaacctgcagaaacacagTGAACTGATTTCCACACTCAAAAAG ATTCGCAGATTCAAGGCCAGCCAGGACGTCATGGACAAGGCCACCATGTTGTATAACAAGTTCAAGAGCATGTTTCTGGTTGGAGAGGGCGACTGCGTGCTCAGCCAGGTACTCAACAAGTCTATAGCTGAACAGCGGCAGCACGAGGAGGCCAAGAAAGGAGCGCTGAAGAGAGTGGAACAAGCCAAGGAAAATAACCCAG ACAAGATGACAAATGGTGATATCAGCCCCGAAGAGAAGAGgcaggagacggagagagagaagcttCTTGAAGACACCTCAGTGGGAGAAAATCACAG accgtctgctttccggctggataTCTGTGCTGCGTTCACATCGATATCATGA
- the psip1a gene encoding PC4 and SFRS1 interacting protein 1a isoform X3, with amino-acid sequence MTRDWKPGDLIFAKMKGYPHWPARIDEVPDGAVKPSNIKLPIFFFGTHETAFLGPKDIFPYQPNKEKYAKPNKRKGFNEGLWEIENNPKVELTAPKPVAPESFTGKDSDSSPEGEEEAEDKGIKPKVPGSEAEQENENEEEEDEEVEEDEEEEEEEEEEEEGSLISEQGPQNQDGSAQKESTDVPKPKRGRKKKSDAEQETEKHDAPASPVSPSAGAEAPKRRGRKPKSEKLLLLKQQQQDQQGSGNEMDTAESDRKRKRAAEDKSKSGEEEKRKKEDGKGKEAEVKEPEAKKKKKEDGSSGSDDEEKNKGRKKNSEMDKDVRRRKADELREPNKDDGKKNEDRTGGKKKEMSTDLKLQSLHSEIKISLKIDNPDVKKCMEALDEISALQVTTQNLQKHSELISTLKKIRRFKASQDVMDKATMLYNKFKSMFLVGEGDCVLSQVLNKSIAEQRQHEEAKKGALKRVEQAKENNPDKMTNGDISPEEKRQETEREKLLEDTSVGENHSAPKAQEEST; translated from the exons ATGACTCGAGATTGGAAACCTGGTGATCTGATCTTTGCCAAGATGAAGGGATATCCACACTGGCCTGCAAGA ATCGATGAAGTCCCAGACGGTGCTGTGAAGCCATCCAATATCAAGTTGCCCATCTTCTTCTTTGGCACCCATGAAAC agcatttcttGGCCCAAAAGACATCTTTCCGTACCAGCCCAACAAAGAGAAGTACGCCAAGCCCAACAAGAGGAAAGGCTTCAATGAAGGATTGTGGGAGATAGAGAACAACCCAAAAGTTGAGCTCACTGCACCCAAG CCGGTCGCCCCTGAATCTTTCACTGGAAAGGATTCGGACAGCAGCccagaaggagaagaggaagcagAAGACAAGGGGATAAAACCCAAA GTTCCAGGAAGTGAGGCTGAGCAGGAGAAtgagaatgaggaggaggaggatgaggaggtggaggaggatgaggaggaggaggaggaggaggaggaggaggaggaagggtcTCTGATCTCTGAGCAGGGTCCTCAGAACCAGGAT GGTTCTGCACAGAAAGAATCCACAGATGTTCCTAAACccaagagaggaagaaagaaaaag agtgaTGCTGAGCAGGAGACTGAAAAACACGATGCTCCCGCCAGTCCCGTTAGTCCCTCAG CAGGTGCAGAGGCTCCTAAACGAAGAGGCAGGAAGCCCAAAAGTGAGAAGTTACTTTTGcttaagcagcagcagcaggaccaGCAAGGCTCAGGAAATGAAAT GGACACTGCTGagtcagacagaaagagaaagagggcagCAGAGGACAAGTCCaagagtggagaggaggagaagaggaagaaggaggacgGCAAAGGAAAGGAAGCAGAGGTGAAGGAGCCTGaagccaagaagaagaagaaggaagacgGCTCCTCAGGCTCTGATGATGAAGAG aaaaacaaagGCAGAAAGAAAAACTCAGAAATGGACAAAGATGTGCGGCGACGGAAAGCGGATGAATTGAGAGA GCCAAACAAAGATGATGGGAAGAAAAATGAAGACAGGACAGGAGGCAAGAAAAAGG AAATGTCAACTGACCTGAAGCTGCAGAGCCTGCACAGTGAAATCAAGATTTCACTGAAAATTGACAACCCT GATGTGAAGAAGTGCATGGAGGCGTTAGATGAGATTAGTGCCCTTCAGGTCACAACCCAaaacctgcagaaacacagTGAACTGATTTCCACACTCAAAAAG ATTCGCAGATTCAAGGCCAGCCAGGACGTCATGGACAAGGCCACCATGTTGTATAACAAGTTCAAGAGCATGTTTCTGGTTGGAGAGGGCGACTGCGTGCTCAGCCAGGTACTCAACAAGTCTATAGCTGAACAGCGGCAGCACGAGGAGGCCAAGAAAGGAGCGCTGAAGAGAGTGGAACAAGCCAAGGAAAATAACCCAG ACAAGATGACAAATGGTGATATCAGCCCCGAAGAGAAGAGgcaggagacggagagagagaagcttCTTGAAGACACCTCAGTGGGAGAAAATCACAG TGCCCCAAAAGCTCAGGAAGAGTCCACTTGA